The Streptomyces avermitilis MA-4680 = NBRC 14893 genome contains a region encoding:
- the aspS gene encoding aspartate--tRNA ligase, whose protein sequence is MHRYRSHTCGELRASDVGSDVRLSGWLHNRRDLGGILFIDLRDHYGITQLVARPGTPAYEALDKVSKESTVRVDGKVVSRGTENVNPDLPTGEIEVEVSEVELLGAAAPLPFTINAEDGVNEERRLEYRFLDLRRERMHRNILLRTAVISAIRHKMTALGFNEMATPILSATSPEGARDFVVPSRLHPGKFYALPQAPQQFKQLLMISGFDRYFQIAPCFRDEDARADRSPGEFYQLDVEMSFVEQEDVFQPIEKLMTELFEEFGGGRHVTSPFPRIPFREAMLKYGSDKPDLRAQLELVDITDIFEGSEFKAFAGKHVRALPVPDVSGQTRKFFDGLGDYAVEQGAKGLAWVRVGEDGSLTGPIAKFLTEENVAELTKRLSLAPGHAVFFGAGEFDEVSKIMGAVRVEAAKRSGNFEENVFRFCWIVDFPMYEKDEDTGKIDFSHNPFSMPQGGLEALETQDPLDILGWQYDIVCNGVELSSGAIRNHEPEIMLKAFEIAGYDRDTVEEQFAGMLRAFRFGAPPHGGIAPGVDRIVMLLADEPNIRETIAFPLNGNAQDLMMGAPTELDETRLRELHLSVRKPQPK, encoded by the coding sequence ATGCATCGGTACAGGTCCCACACCTGCGGCGAGCTCCGCGCCTCTGACGTCGGCAGCGACGTCCGGCTGAGCGGCTGGCTGCACAATCGCCGAGACCTGGGTGGCATCCTCTTCATCGATCTGCGCGACCACTACGGCATCACGCAGCTCGTCGCCCGCCCCGGCACCCCCGCCTACGAGGCCCTCGACAAGGTCTCCAAGGAGTCGACGGTCCGCGTCGACGGCAAGGTCGTCTCGCGCGGCACGGAGAACGTGAACCCGGACCTGCCGACCGGCGAGATCGAGGTCGAGGTGAGCGAGGTCGAGCTGCTCGGCGCGGCCGCCCCGCTCCCGTTCACGATCAACGCCGAGGACGGGGTCAACGAGGAGCGGCGCCTGGAGTACCGCTTCCTCGACCTGCGCCGCGAGCGTATGCACCGCAACATCCTGCTGCGTACGGCCGTGATCTCCGCGATCCGTCACAAGATGACGGCGCTGGGCTTCAACGAGATGGCGACCCCGATCCTCAGCGCCACCTCCCCCGAGGGCGCGCGCGACTTCGTGGTGCCCTCCCGGCTGCACCCGGGCAAGTTCTACGCCCTGCCGCAGGCCCCGCAGCAGTTCAAGCAGCTGCTGATGATCTCCGGCTTCGACCGCTACTTCCAGATCGCGCCCTGTTTCCGCGACGAGGACGCGCGCGCGGACCGGTCGCCGGGCGAGTTCTACCAGCTCGACGTGGAGATGTCCTTCGTCGAGCAGGAGGACGTCTTCCAGCCGATCGAGAAGCTGATGACGGAGCTGTTCGAGGAGTTCGGTGGTGGCCGTCACGTCACCTCTCCCTTCCCGCGCATCCCGTTCCGCGAGGCGATGCTGAAGTACGGCTCGGACAAGCCGGACCTGCGGGCCCAGCTGGAGCTCGTCGACATCACCGACATCTTCGAGGGCTCGGAGTTCAAGGCGTTCGCCGGCAAGCACGTACGCGCGCTGCCGGTGCCGGACGTGTCCGGTCAGACGCGGAAGTTCTTCGACGGTCTCGGTGACTACGCGGTCGAGCAGGGCGCGAAGGGCCTGGCCTGGGTGCGCGTCGGCGAGGACGGTTCGCTGACCGGCCCGATCGCCAAGTTCCTCACCGAGGAGAACGTCGCCGAGCTGACCAAGCGCCTCTCCCTGGCCCCCGGCCACGCCGTCTTCTTCGGCGCGGGCGAGTTCGACGAGGTCTCGAAGATCATGGGCGCGGTGCGGGTCGAGGCCGCGAAGCGCTCGGGCAACTTCGAGGAGAACGTCTTCCGGTTCTGCTGGATCGTCGACTTCCCGATGTACGAGAAGGACGAGGACACCGGGAAGATCGACTTCTCGCACAACCCGTTCTCGATGCCGCAGGGCGGTCTGGAGGCCCTGGAGACCCAGGACCCGCTGGACATCCTCGGCTGGCAGTACGACATCGTCTGCAACGGTGTCGAGCTGTCCTCCGGCGCGATCCGGAACCACGAGCCCGAGATCATGCTCAAGGCCTTCGAGATCGCGGGCTACGACCGGGACACCGTCGAGGAGCAGTTCGCGGGCATGCTCCGCGCGTTCCGCTTCGGCGCCCCGCCGCACGGCGGCATCGCCCCGGGCGTGGACCGCATCGTCATGCTGCTGGCCGACGAGCCGAACATCCGCGAGACGATCGCCTTCCCGCTCAACGGCAACGCCCAGGACCTGATGATGGGCGCGCCGACGGAGCTGGACGAGACCCGCCTGCGCGAGCTGCACCTTTCGGTACGGAAGCCGCAGCCGAAGTAG
- a CDS encoding GNAT family N-acetyltransferase, with the protein MTEIHTPRLLLRRWTDDDLAPMAEINADPEVMRWVGDGSVRDLELTAQDIERWEEEWDEEGLGLFAVELLASGELAGFTGLSWSEFLPDALPDVQIGWRLGRQFWGQGYASEAAQATLEFALQDRGLERVVAAVRPGDEASENVLRKLGMPAEREITHPEHGFPLTVHAIDLTEYEA; encoded by the coding sequence ATGACCGAGATCCACACCCCTCGCCTCCTCCTCCGCCGCTGGACCGACGACGACCTCGCCCCCATGGCGGAGATCAACGCGGACCCGGAGGTCATGCGCTGGGTCGGGGACGGTTCGGTGCGCGATCTGGAGCTCACGGCCCAGGACATCGAGCGGTGGGAGGAGGAGTGGGACGAGGAAGGTCTCGGCCTCTTCGCCGTCGAACTGCTGGCCTCCGGCGAGCTGGCCGGGTTCACCGGCCTGTCCTGGTCCGAGTTCCTGCCCGACGCGCTGCCCGACGTGCAGATCGGCTGGCGGCTCGGCCGGCAGTTCTGGGGTCAGGGGTACGCCTCCGAGGCCGCCCAGGCGACGCTGGAGTTCGCCCTCCAGGACCGTGGCCTCGAACGCGTCGTCGCCGCCGTCCGGCCGGGCGACGAGGCCTCCGAGAACGTACTGCGCAAGCTCGGCATGCCCGCGGAACGCGAGATCACGCACCCCGAACACGGCTTCCCCCTGACCGTGCACGCCATCGACCTCACCGAGTACGAGGCGTAG
- a CDS encoding intradiol ring-cleavage dioxygenase, which translates to MTETPEGQVNKRDLTRRKVVVTGGAAIAAVGVGGGLAVNAFADEATSDVSSSSGSETCYTLTSETTEGPYYIDADKIRQDVTEDEEGIPLTLTLKVIDADTCKPLRNAAVDIWHCSALGVYSGYESSGNGGGGGGNPPPTGAPTGTPTGEPPTGGPGGGGGGHAEPTDDERYLRGTWKTDKHGYVTFRTVFPGWYQGRCVHIHVKVHVDGTWTDAGYEGGHTCHTGQLFFDEKSVLASAEVAPYSTNAATRTTLDEDTIYPDNGHAGGLLYLKYNKRHIAKGVRAHLTLGVAPDETHDSTDTPPSASASAG; encoded by the coding sequence ATGACTGAGACCCCCGAAGGACAGGTAAACAAACGGGATCTGACGCGACGTAAGGTCGTCGTGACCGGTGGCGCGGCCATCGCGGCCGTGGGCGTGGGCGGCGGACTGGCCGTCAACGCCTTCGCGGACGAGGCGACCTCCGACGTCTCCTCTTCGTCGGGCTCCGAGACGTGTTACACCCTCACCTCGGAGACCACCGAGGGCCCTTACTACATCGACGCCGACAAGATCCGCCAGGACGTCACCGAGGACGAGGAGGGCATTCCGCTGACCCTCACCCTCAAGGTGATCGACGCGGACACCTGCAAGCCGCTGCGGAACGCGGCCGTGGACATCTGGCACTGCAGCGCGTTGGGCGTCTACTCGGGCTACGAGTCGAGCGGCAACGGCGGTGGCGGCGGTGGAAACCCGCCGCCGACGGGAGCCCCCACCGGCACCCCGACCGGCGAGCCCCCGACCGGCGGCCCGGGCGGCGGCGGTGGCGGTCACGCCGAGCCGACGGACGACGAGCGCTACCTCCGGGGCACCTGGAAGACGGACAAGCATGGCTATGTCACGTTCAGGACGGTCTTCCCGGGCTGGTACCAGGGCCGTTGCGTGCACATCCACGTGAAGGTGCACGTCGACGGCACCTGGACGGACGCGGGTTACGAGGGCGGGCACACCTGCCACACGGGCCAGCTGTTCTTCGACGAGAAGTCGGTGCTGGCGTCGGCGGAAGTGGCTCCGTACTCCACGAACGCGGCCACCCGCACGACCCTCGACGAGGACACCATCTACCCGGACAACGGGCACGCGGGCGGCTTGCTGTACCTCAAGTACAACAAGAGGCACATCGCGAAGGGCGTCCGCGCCCACCTGACGCTGGGCGTGGCCCCGGACGAGACGCACGACAGCACGGACACGCCGCCGAGCGCGTCGGCGTCCGCCGGCTGA
- a CDS encoding ATP-binding protein, with protein sequence MPENGEPADAPADAPWEYTLSIPNDPRAVTICRRTLRLILALHGLPHLTESAELVATELVANAVQHTKGPAAIRLRWANRVLRIGVWDADPTPPTPAPTPATALAESGRGLALVQGCANGWGWYHLGRSHVPGGTGKFIWCELTTAA encoded by the coding sequence ATGCCCGAAAACGGCGAACCGGCCGACGCCCCGGCCGACGCACCGTGGGAGTACACCCTCTCCATCCCCAACGATCCTCGCGCCGTCACGATCTGCCGCCGCACCCTCCGCCTGATCCTCGCCCTCCACGGTCTGCCCCATCTCACGGAGTCCGCCGAACTCGTGGCCACCGAGCTCGTCGCCAACGCCGTCCAGCACACCAAGGGGCCGGCGGCCATACGGCTCCGCTGGGCGAACCGCGTCCTGCGCATCGGCGTATGGGACGCGGACCCCACCCCACCGACCCCGGCTCCGACTCCGGCAACAGCACTCGCAGAGTCCGGCCGCGGCCTGGCTCTCGTACAGGGATGTGCGAACGGCTGGGGCTGGTACCACCTGGGCAGGTCCCACGTCCCGGGTGGCACAGGCAAGTTCATCTGGTGCGAACTGACCACCGCGGCGTGA
- a CDS encoding SseB family protein, which translates to MYGYEQSAGAQQGYIPPQQQMPGGYGQQAPLYPEPSPPSLADAVRAFTTGSMSAEDFQQVFSASKVYCPRGDNPGFLALHNTQQPVIPMFTSLKELRRYAGKESKYFVITGAEVIDLLPTGYGFVLDMEGEHRMVFDAKAVEQMVDFAMRRMYG; encoded by the coding sequence ATGTACGGCTACGAGCAGAGCGCGGGTGCCCAGCAGGGCTACATCCCGCCGCAGCAGCAGATGCCCGGCGGTTACGGGCAGCAGGCGCCGCTGTACCCCGAGCCGTCGCCGCCGTCGCTCGCGGACGCGGTCCGCGCCTTCACCACGGGCTCCATGTCCGCCGAGGACTTCCAGCAGGTCTTCTCGGCCTCGAAGGTGTACTGCCCGCGCGGCGACAACCCCGGCTTCCTCGCGCTGCACAACACCCAGCAGCCCGTGATCCCGATGTTCACCTCGCTCAAGGAGCTGCGCCGGTACGCGGGCAAGGAGTCCAAGTACTTCGTGATCACCGGTGCCGAGGTGATCGACCTGCTGCCGACCGGGTACGGGTTCGTGCTCGACATGGAGGGCGAGCACCGGATGGTGTTCGACGCCAAGGCGGTCGAGCAGATGGTCGACTTCGCCATGCGCCGTATGTACGGCTAG
- a CDS encoding DUF397 domain-containing protein — MIQWQKSSFSGGGDGNECVELALSNDTVLLRESDAPARQIAVTRDSLAALLRRIQAERP; from the coding sequence GTGATTCAGTGGCAGAAGTCTTCGTTCTCCGGTGGCGGGGACGGCAACGAGTGTGTGGAACTCGCCCTGAGTAATGACACGGTGTTGCTGCGCGAGAGCGATGCCCCTGCTCGGCAGATAGCTGTCACCCGCGACAGCCTGGCCGCCCTGCTCCGTCGGATACAGGCGGAGCGGCCTTGA
- a CDS encoding helix-turn-helix domain-containing protein: MPARIQPTARQVRLGAELRKLRDAAGLTSRQAAALLGTNPAQMSQIEAGNAGVSGERVRKLGVQYASADMELVDALVEMATDRTRGWWEEYRDVLPPVFQDLAELEHHATFMRVVGTVHVPGLLQTQEYARAVFAYVVPELPVDELDLRVRHRMRRKLVLSERTVPYEAVIHESVLRTRVADRRVAVAQLDELLSQSERPNVSLRVIPFGVDGFAGAGAMMLYAGGRVPALDTVQRDAPYGSVFLDASAQLLAMRTLFRRVESAALPPAKSRDYIHRLTKEL, from the coding sequence GTGCCCGCGAGGATTCAACCGACTGCTCGCCAAGTCCGCCTAGGTGCTGAGCTGCGCAAATTGCGGGATGCTGCGGGTCTGACCTCCCGGCAGGCGGCAGCGCTGCTGGGGACGAACCCGGCGCAGATGAGCCAGATCGAAGCGGGCAACGCCGGAGTCAGCGGGGAACGCGTACGCAAGCTCGGGGTGCAGTACGCCTCTGCCGACATGGAGTTGGTCGACGCCCTGGTGGAGATGGCGACGGACCGTACGCGCGGGTGGTGGGAGGAGTACCGGGACGTGCTGCCACCCGTCTTCCAGGATCTGGCGGAGCTGGAGCACCATGCCACCTTCATGCGGGTGGTCGGCACTGTGCATGTGCCTGGCCTGCTTCAGACCCAGGAGTACGCACGCGCGGTCTTCGCCTATGTCGTCCCGGAACTCCCTGTGGACGAACTGGATTTGCGTGTGAGGCACCGTATGCGCCGCAAGCTGGTTCTCTCGGAGAGGACCGTCCCCTACGAGGCGGTGATACACGAGTCCGTACTACGTACGCGAGTCGCCGACCGCCGAGTGGCCGTCGCTCAACTCGATGAGCTGCTCAGCCAGTCGGAGCGCCCCAACGTCAGCTTGCGGGTGATCCCCTTCGGTGTCGACGGCTTCGCCGGGGCGGGCGCGATGATGCTCTACGCGGGCGGTCGGGTGCCGGCGCTGGACACCGTGCAGCGCGACGCCCCGTATGGCTCCGTGTTTCTGGACGCCTCCGCGCAACTGCTGGCCATGCGAACTCTCTTCCGTAGGGTGGAGTCGGCAGCCCTGCCGCCCGCCAAGTCGCGGGACTACATTCACCGATTGACGAAGGAACTGTGA
- a CDS encoding pirin family protein, with translation MPAVTVENPLTLPRVVASADAVARPVLAVTTAPSGFEGEGFPVRRAFAGINYRHLDPFIMMDQMGEVEYAPGEPKGTPWHPHRGFETVTYILDGIFDHQDSNGGGGTITNGDTQWMTAGSGLLHIEAPPESLVMSGGLFHGIQLWVNLPAKDKMMAPRYQDIRGGQVQLLSTPDGGALLRVIAGELDGHQGPGITHTPISLVHATVAPGAEVTLPWREDFNGLAYVLAGRGSVGTDRRPVHTGQTAVFGAGSSITVRADEKQDANTPDLEVVLLGGQPIREPMAHYGPFVMNTREELQQAVEDFQKGRLGTIPAVHGMAEGGL, from the coding sequence ATGCCTGCAGTGACCGTCGAGAACCCGCTGACCCTGCCCCGCGTGGTCGCGTCGGCCGACGCCGTGGCTCGTCCCGTACTCGCCGTGACGACCGCGCCGAGCGGCTTCGAGGGCGAGGGGTTCCCGGTTCGCCGTGCGTTCGCCGGGATCAACTACCGCCACCTCGACCCGTTCATCATGATGGACCAGATGGGCGAGGTGGAGTACGCGCCGGGCGAGCCCAAGGGCACCCCCTGGCACCCGCACCGCGGCTTCGAGACCGTGACCTACATCCTCGACGGCATCTTCGACCACCAGGACTCCAACGGTGGCGGTGGCACCATCACCAACGGTGACACCCAGTGGATGACCGCCGGCTCGGGCCTTTTGCACATCGAGGCGCCGCCGGAGTCCCTCGTCATGTCGGGCGGCCTCTTCCACGGCATCCAGCTCTGGGTCAACCTGCCCGCCAAGGACAAGATGATGGCCCCGCGCTACCAGGACATCCGTGGTGGTCAGGTCCAGCTGCTGAGCACCCCCGACGGCGGCGCGCTGCTGCGCGTCATCGCCGGTGAGCTCGACGGTCACCAGGGCCCCGGCATCACGCACACGCCGATCTCCCTGGTGCACGCCACGGTGGCGCCCGGCGCGGAGGTCACCCTCCCGTGGCGCGAGGACTTCAACGGTCTGGCGTACGTCCTCGCCGGGCGCGGCAGCGTCGGTACGGACCGCCGTCCGGTGCACACCGGTCAGACGGCCGTCTTCGGCGCGGGCTCGTCGATCACGGTCCGCGCGGACGAGAAGCAGGACGCGAACACGCCGGACCTCGAGGTCGTCCTCCTGGGCGGTCAGCCGATCCGCGAGCCGATGGCGCACTACGGGCCGTTCGTCATGAACACCCGCGAGGAGCTCCAGCAGGCCGTGGAGGACTTCCAGAAGGGCCGCCTCGGCACGATCCCGGCGGTGCACGGGATGGCCGAGGGCGGGCTGTAA
- a CDS encoding SpoIIE family protein phosphatase, which produces MRTGEPLPAVGDVLTALATGLWRWDDAAGLVTVDAEAARLLGLPPEPTTLTQAGVRARFHPVDWNEVDGVVQLAVAEGTLAEVRMRIMDEHGRVIRTVRSRSKPSTDPTTGAYELVGTLQEVTEPPPGTAARTPVTGDWRRSREAFLLDAGRALAEARSTAEVLRVAAGLSMPGFSPDGLAVFGAEGDRLTVIGHHGQAPGDENPFLNMPLDTDYPAAEVVRTGRAVYLSSQADYKARYPASWPLAQHFDRQSWAFLPLTVAGRTLGAWMAAFAYPVTFTPDERSVLTTVARMLAQALSRAGAAESERELTDGLQRSMLPTLGPEIPGMAVAARYVPTGGGLQVGGDWYDMIPLPGGSRFALVIGDVQGHDVRAAGLMGQLRIALRAYASEGHRPDAVLSRASRFLYGMTYADDGDAGADMRFATCLYVEVDPATGALEIARAGHPDPAIRMSDGTVLTRSTAGGLPLGIDPDADYPTTRLVLEPGETMLICTDGLIETGGHDLETGWRRIRRILEEHDGDMEELADALVQAVHGPSSHHATGPLTDRREDDIAVLLLCRAGDRLGLGQPDTLLPSVRRTMLTVAQAEPERVASARQQLRELLHDWASEDQVDSAVLLVSEMLTNVLVHTDAEALLTAEVTGEKKERRIRVEVTDASDDLPHRRQPGELASSGRGLMLVELLADTWGVDPRGEGKSIWFELHEPPAESYETYAT; this is translated from the coding sequence ATGCGCACTGGTGAGCCCCTGCCCGCCGTGGGGGACGTGCTGACCGCCCTCGCGACCGGACTGTGGCGTTGGGACGACGCCGCCGGACTGGTCACCGTGGACGCCGAGGCCGCTCGGCTCCTCGGTCTGCCCCCCGAGCCGACGACGCTCACCCAGGCCGGCGTCCGCGCCCGTTTCCACCCCGTCGACTGGAACGAGGTCGACGGCGTCGTCCAGCTCGCCGTCGCCGAGGGCACCCTCGCCGAGGTGCGGATGCGGATCATGGACGAGCACGGCCGGGTGATCCGTACCGTACGCAGCCGCTCCAAGCCGTCGACCGACCCCACGACCGGGGCGTACGAGCTGGTCGGCACCCTTCAGGAGGTCACCGAGCCCCCGCCGGGCACCGCCGCGCGCACCCCGGTCACCGGCGACTGGCGGCGCTCGCGCGAGGCGTTCCTGCTGGATGCGGGGCGGGCGCTGGCCGAGGCGCGGTCCACGGCGGAGGTGCTGCGGGTCGCGGCGGGCCTGTCGATGCCGGGGTTCTCACCGGACGGGCTCGCGGTCTTCGGCGCGGAGGGCGACCGGCTCACCGTCATAGGCCACCACGGGCAGGCGCCGGGTGACGAGAACCCGTTTCTGAACATGCCGCTGGACACGGACTACCCGGCCGCGGAGGTCGTGCGCACCGGACGCGCCGTCTACCTCTCCTCCCAGGCCGACTACAAGGCCCGCTACCCGGCGTCCTGGCCGCTCGCCCAGCACTTCGACCGGCAGTCGTGGGCGTTCCTGCCCCTCACGGTCGCGGGGCGCACGCTGGGCGCGTGGATGGCGGCGTTCGCCTACCCCGTCACCTTCACACCGGACGAGCGTTCCGTCCTCACCACCGTGGCCCGGATGCTCGCGCAGGCCCTGTCGCGGGCGGGCGCCGCCGAGTCGGAGCGGGAGCTTACGGACGGGCTCCAGCGGTCGATGCTGCCGACGCTGGGCCCGGAGATACCCGGGATGGCGGTCGCCGCGCGCTATGTACCGACCGGCGGCGGACTCCAGGTCGGCGGCGACTGGTACGACATGATCCCGCTGCCCGGCGGCAGCCGCTTCGCGCTGGTCATCGGCGACGTCCAGGGACACGACGTACGCGCGGCGGGCCTCATGGGCCAGCTCCGCATAGCCCTGCGCGCGTACGCCTCCGAGGGCCACCGCCCGGACGCGGTCCTCTCGCGCGCCTCGCGGTTCCTGTACGGGATGACGTATGCCGATGACGGCGACGCGGGCGCCGACATGCGCTTCGCGACCTGTCTGTACGTCGAGGTGGACCCGGCGACCGGCGCCCTCGAGATCGCCCGCGCCGGGCACCCGGACCCCGCGATCCGCATGTCCGACGGGACGGTGCTCACCCGCTCCACCGCGGGCGGGCTGCCGCTGGGCATCGACCCGGACGCGGACTATCCGACGACGCGGCTCGTCCTGGAGCCCGGCGAGACGATGCTGATCTGCACGGACGGGCTGATCGAGACCGGCGGGCACGACCTGGAGACCGGCTGGCGGCGGATCCGGCGGATCCTCGAGGAGCACGACGGCGACATGGAGGAGCTGGCCGACGCGCTGGTCCAGGCCGTGCACGGGCCCTCCTCGCACCACGCCACCGGGCCGCTGACGGACCGGCGCGAGGACGACATCGCCGTACTGCTGCTGTGCCGGGCGGGGGACCGGCTCGGCCTCGGCCAGCCGGACACCCTGCTGCCGAGCGTGCGCCGCACCATGCTGACCGTCGCCCAGGCCGAGCCCGAGCGGGTCGCGAGCGCCCGGCAGCAGCTGCGCGAGCTCCTGCACGACTGGGCCTCCGAGGACCAGGTCGACTCGGCGGTGCTGCTGGTCTCCGAGATGCTCACGAACGTGCTCGTGCACACGGACGCCGAAGCGCTCCTGACGGCCGAGGTGACCGGCGAGAAGAAGGAACGGCGGATACGCGTGGAGGTCACCGACGCGAGCGACGACCTCCCGCACCGACGGCAGCCCGGCGAGCTGGCCTCCTCCGGGCGGGGGCTGATGCTCGTGGAACTGCTCGCGGACACCTGGGGCGTGGACCCGCGGGGCGAAGGCAAGAGCATCTGGTTCGAACTGCACGAACCGCCCGCCGAGTCCTACGAGACCTACGCGACCTAG
- a CDS encoding AI-2E family transporter — translation MQLLPEGARRLAAWCAVILLVAGVGWVGVQLCGELRTAVVPVLLALLGTALLGPLHRRLVRVGVNRSLAAGITCVAVVAVVGGAVYIVVAALLDTGDEIVASLKRAAQSVAAHFGAAGTSLDDLASNAKELLTKFGGTAASNVISGVSVVGESIAMAVLALLLVFFFLRDSHRAAGLLRSLAPGGTADTVEAMARRAFEAVEGFMRGTTLIAFIDAVCITVGLLILGVPGAVGLGALVFVGAYIPYLGAFISGALAVLVALADRGFVIALWALGVVAAVQVLEGHVLQPAIQSRTVQMHPAVVMLTITGGASVAGILGMLLAVPLTAAAFAVVHELRARYAADTPQP, via the coding sequence GTGCAGCTACTCCCCGAAGGCGCCCGGCGGCTGGCGGCCTGGTGTGCCGTCATCCTGCTCGTCGCCGGGGTCGGGTGGGTCGGGGTCCAGCTGTGCGGGGAGTTGCGCACCGCCGTCGTACCCGTGCTGCTCGCGCTGCTGGGGACCGCGCTCCTCGGGCCCCTCCACCGCAGGCTCGTCAGGGTCGGCGTGAACCGGTCGCTGGCCGCCGGCATCACCTGTGTCGCGGTCGTGGCCGTCGTCGGCGGCGCCGTGTACATCGTCGTCGCCGCGCTCCTCGACACCGGCGACGAGATCGTCGCCTCGCTCAAGCGGGCGGCGCAGTCCGTCGCCGCCCACTTCGGGGCCGCCGGGACCTCGCTGGACGACCTGGCCTCCAACGCGAAGGAACTTCTCACCAAGTTCGGCGGGACGGCCGCCTCCAACGTCATCAGCGGCGTCAGTGTCGTCGGCGAGAGCATCGCCATGGCCGTACTGGCCCTGCTGCTCGTGTTCTTCTTCCTGCGCGACTCCCACCGGGCCGCCGGGCTGCTGCGGTCGCTCGCCCCGGGCGGCACCGCCGACACCGTCGAGGCGATGGCCCGGCGGGCCTTCGAGGCCGTCGAGGGCTTTATGCGCGGCACGACGCTCATCGCGTTCATCGACGCCGTGTGCATCACCGTCGGGCTGCTGATCCTCGGCGTGCCGGGCGCGGTCGGCCTCGGCGCGCTGGTCTTCGTCGGCGCGTACATCCCCTACCTCGGCGCCTTCATCTCCGGCGCGCTGGCGGTGCTGGTGGCCCTCGCCGACCGGGGGTTCGTCATCGCGCTGTGGGCGCTCGGGGTGGTCGCCGCGGTGCAGGTTCTGGAAGGGCATGTGCTCCAGCCGGCGATCCAGAGCCGGACCGTGCAGATGCATCCGGCGGTGGTGATGCTCACCATCACGGGAGGGGCCTCGGTCGCCGGGATCCTCGGCATGCTGCTCGCCGTACCCCTGACGGCGGCCGCGTTCGCGGTCGTGCACGAACTTCGTGCGCGGTACGCGGCGGACACCCCCCAGCCATAG